In Populus nigra chromosome 10, ddPopNigr1.1, whole genome shotgun sequence, the following proteins share a genomic window:
- the LOC133704307 gene encoding ATP synthase subunit d, mitochondrial-like, whose product MSGPSKKVVDVAFKASRTIDWDGMAKLLVSDEARKEFATLRRAFNEVNSQLETKFSQEPEPIDWEYYRRGIGSRLVDMYKQAYESIEIPKFQDKVTPEYKPKFDQLLVELKEAEQQSLKESERLEKEIAEVQELKTKISTMTAEEYFEKHPELKKKFDDEIRNDYWGY is encoded by the exons ATGAGCGGACCATCAAAGAAAGTAGTGGATGTGGCATTTAAAGCATCGAGAACCATCGATTGGGATGGGATGGCTAAGCTTTTAGTCTCTGATGAGGCTCGCAAAGAGTTCGCTACACTTCGTCGCGCTTTCAACGAAGTTAACTCCCAACTCGAGACCAAGTTCAGCCAg GAACCTGAACCCATAGACTGGGAATATTATAGAAGAGGAATTGGGTCTCGCTTGGTGGACATGTACAAACAGGCATATGAAA GCATAGAGATCCCCAAGTTTCAAGATAAAGTGACTCCAGAATACAAGCCTAAATTTGATCAATTG ttggtggaattgaaagAAGCAGAGCAACAATCCCTGAAGGAGTCTGAGCGTCTGGAGAAAGAAATTGCCGAAGTTCAAGAATTGAAG ACAAAAATCAGCACCATGACTGCAGAGGAGTACTTTGAGAAGCATCCTGAGCTGAAGAAAAAGTTTGATGATGAAATCCGCAATGACTATTGGGGTTATTGA